CCTTCAACTTCTCCTGGTATATTTGCTCTCACTCTTTTTGGATCTGTAAACATAGCCATAACCTTTTTACGCAATACTTTCTCATCATCACTTAAAAATATTGCATTACCAAGACTCTTACTCATCTTATTCTTACCATAAATCCCCACAAGAGCCTCAGAATGTGTAAAAAGAGGCTCAGGGATTGGGAAAAAGTTTTCTCCATAAAGATTATTAAACTTTCTAGCAAGCTCTCTTACAAACTCAATATGCGCCTCATTATCACGCCCAACTGGCACCAAATTAGCCTTTGTCATCAAAATATCTGCACTCATAAGGACAGGATATCCCAAAAGTCCATAAGAAACTTCTGTCAATCCAGCAGCAATGCTCATATCCTTTATGCTAGGAATTCTTTGCAAGCGACTAACTGTCACAATCATGGAAAATATTAAACTCAACTCTAAAAGCTCAGGTATAGCTGATTGTAAATATATGTTAGCTTTTTCAGGATTAATTCCACAAGCAAGATAATCTATAACCATTTCTCTCACATTGAAAGATATCTCATTAATGCTATTTAAATCTGGTCGTGTAGTTAGAGTA
The sequence above is drawn from the Candidatus Borreliella tachyglossi genome and encodes:
- the trpS gene encoding tryptophan--tRNA ligase, with product MQKKVMLTGDRPTGALHLGHYIGSIVSRLKYQEEYETYIIIADLHTLTTRPDLNSINEISFNVREMVIDYLACGINPEKANIYLQSAIPELLELSLIFSMIVTVSRLQRIPSIKDMSIAAGLTEVSYGLLGYPVLMSADILMTKANLVPVGRDNEAHIEFVRELARKFNNLYGENFFPIPEPLFTHSEALVGIYGKNKMSKSLGNAIFLSDDEKVLRKKVMAMFTDPKRVRANIPGEVEGNPVFVYHDLFNENVDELCELKTRYKKGMIGDVEVKERLFEVLNKFLRPIRERREFFKARKGYVDEVIFEGTNKTRKVAAEIIRGAKKLMGLSKTWNVVRRNVERDLKNKFKLNE